One region of Streptomyces davaonensis JCM 4913 genomic DNA includes:
- a CDS encoding siderophore-interacting protein: MAERPARKPRRPHSAQVVRTERLTPHMQRVVLGGEGLAGFTADTCTDHYVKLLFGPEGVTYPEPFDLERIREEFPREQWPVTRTYTVRAWDAEHRELTLDFVIHGDEGIAGPWSLRAEPGETVRFMGPGGAYAPDPTADWHLLVGDESALPAIARSLEALPAGAQAFAFVEVAGPEEEQKIDSDVDVTWLHRGDRPVGQAVSEAVRALPFPEGRLHAFVHGEAAFVKDLRRLLRVEREIPREDLSISGYWRLGHNEDGWQASKREWNARIEAEQESAPSA, encoded by the coding sequence ATGGCAGAACGCCCTGCCCGCAAGCCGCGCAGGCCCCACTCCGCGCAGGTCGTCCGCACCGAGCGGCTGACCCCGCACATGCAGCGCGTGGTGCTCGGCGGGGAGGGTCTGGCCGGGTTCACGGCCGACACCTGCACGGACCACTATGTGAAGCTGCTCTTCGGCCCCGAGGGCGTCACCTATCCCGAGCCCTTCGACCTGGAGCGGATCCGGGAGGAGTTCCCGCGCGAGCAGTGGCCGGTGACCCGGACCTACACGGTCCGCGCCTGGGACGCCGAGCACCGTGAGCTGACCCTCGATTTCGTGATCCACGGCGACGAGGGCATCGCGGGCCCCTGGTCACTGCGGGCCGAGCCGGGTGAGACCGTGCGCTTCATGGGCCCCGGCGGCGCCTACGCCCCCGATCCCACCGCGGACTGGCATCTCCTCGTCGGCGACGAGAGCGCGCTGCCCGCCATCGCCCGCTCCCTCGAAGCGCTGCCCGCCGGCGCGCAGGCGTTCGCCTTCGTGGAGGTCGCGGGTCCGGAGGAGGAGCAGAAGATCGACTCCGACGTGGACGTGACCTGGCTGCACCGCGGCGACCGTCCGGTCGGCCAGGCCGTCTCCGAGGCGGTCCGGGCCCTGCCCTTCCCCGAGGGCCGGCTGCACGCCTTCGTCCACGGCGAGGCCGCCTTCGTGAAGGACCTCCGCCGCCTGCTGCGCGTCGAGCGCGAGATCCCCCGCGAGGACCTCTCCATCTCCGGCTACTGGCGCCTCGGCCACAACGAGGACGGCTGGCAGGCGTCCAAGCGGGAGTGGAACGCCCGCATCGAGGCGGAACAGGAAAGCGCGCCCTCGGCGTGA
- a CDS encoding 5'-3' exonuclease, whose protein sequence is MRCVTGRLMLLDTASLYFRAYFGVPDSVKAPDGTPVNAVRGLLDFIDRLVKDHRPDALVACMDADWRPQWRVDLIPSYKAHRVAEEHETGPDEEEVPDTLSPQVPVIEAVLDALGIARVGVAGYEADDVIGTFTARAKGPVDIVTGDRDLYQLVDDARGIRVLYPLKGVGTLQMTDEAWLREKYGVDGRGYADLALLRGDPSDGLPGVPGIGEKTAAKLLAEFGDLGGIMAALDDPKAKLTPTQRKRLDESRPYVAVAPTVVRVADDVPLPDVETALPRTPHDQAALQGLAERWGLGGSLQRLLTTLAV, encoded by the coding sequence ATGCGTTGCGTGACCGGACGACTGATGCTTCTCGACACCGCCTCGCTCTACTTCCGCGCCTACTTCGGCGTCCCGGACTCCGTGAAGGCCCCGGACGGCACTCCGGTGAACGCCGTGCGCGGTCTGCTGGACTTCATCGACCGCCTGGTCAAGGACCACCGTCCGGACGCCCTGGTGGCGTGCATGGACGCCGACTGGCGCCCGCAGTGGCGGGTCGACCTCATCCCCTCGTACAAGGCGCACCGCGTCGCCGAGGAGCACGAGACCGGTCCGGACGAGGAGGAGGTGCCGGACACCCTCTCGCCCCAGGTCCCGGTCATCGAGGCGGTGCTCGACGCGCTGGGCATCGCGCGCGTGGGCGTCGCGGGGTACGAGGCGGACGATGTGATCGGCACCTTCACCGCGCGGGCGAAGGGCCCGGTGGACATCGTCACCGGGGACCGCGATCTGTACCAGCTGGTGGACGACGCGCGCGGGATCCGGGTGCTGTACCCGCTCAAGGGCGTGGGCACGCTCCAGATGACCGACGAGGCATGGCTGCGCGAGAAGTACGGCGTGGACGGCCGGGGGTACGCGGATCTGGCGCTGCTGCGCGGCGACCCGAGCGACGGACTGCCGGGGGTGCCGGGGATCGGCGAGAAGACGGCGGCCAAGCTGCTGGCCGAGTTCGGCGACCTGGGCGGGATCATGGCGGCGCTGGACGACCCCAAGGCGAAGCTCACACCCACGCAGCGCAAGCGGCTGGACGAGTCGCGGCCGTATGTGGCGGTGGCGCCGACGGTCGTGCGGGTCGCGGACGACGTACCGTTGCCGGACGTGGAGACCGCACTCCCCCGCACTCCGCACGATCAGGCCGCACTCCAGGGGCTGGCGGAGCGCTGGGGGCTCGGGGGATCTTTGCAGCGGCTGCTGACGACGCTGGCGGTGTGA
- a CDS encoding quaternary amine ABC transporter ATP-binding protein — MSARLEAEHLYKVFGRREEQAVERLRAGADREELRADGTTAAVIDASFTVEPGQIFVVMGLSGSGKSTLLRMLNGLLEPTAGHVRFDGQDLTALSARDLRAVRANKISMVFQHFALFPHRSVVENAAYGLEVQGVAKAERLARATEALELCGLKGWEKSWPDELSGGMQQRVGLARALATDADLLLMDESFSALDPLIRRDMQDQLLELQTELKKTIVFITHDLNEAMRLGDRVAVMRDGRIVQIGTAEDILVRPADDYVASFTQDVDRSRVLTAAAVMDKDVRGDEADCGCESGCETATPDTPFTELCAISARLSHPVAVLDAQRQLVGVVPNRRLISFLGEEAARA; from the coding sequence GTGTCAGCGAGACTAGAGGCCGAACATCTCTACAAGGTGTTCGGCAGGCGAGAAGAGCAGGCGGTCGAGCGGCTCCGCGCCGGAGCCGACCGGGAGGAACTGCGCGCCGACGGCACCACCGCCGCCGTCATCGACGCCTCCTTCACCGTGGAACCCGGCCAGATCTTCGTCGTCATGGGCCTGTCCGGCTCGGGCAAGTCCACGCTGCTGCGCATGCTCAACGGCCTGCTGGAGCCGACCGCCGGACACGTCCGCTTCGACGGCCAGGACCTGACCGCGCTCAGCGCGCGCGACCTGCGCGCGGTCCGCGCCAACAAGATCAGCATGGTCTTCCAGCACTTCGCGCTCTTCCCGCACCGCAGCGTCGTCGAGAACGCCGCCTACGGCCTTGAGGTCCAGGGCGTCGCCAAGGCCGAGCGCCTCGCGCGGGCCACCGAGGCGCTGGAGCTGTGCGGCCTCAAGGGCTGGGAGAAGTCCTGGCCCGACGAGCTGTCCGGCGGTATGCAGCAGCGCGTCGGCCTCGCCCGCGCCCTCGCCACCGACGCCGACCTGCTGCTCATGGACGAGTCCTTCAGCGCGCTCGACCCGCTGATCCGCCGTGACATGCAGGACCAGCTGCTGGAACTCCAGACCGAGCTGAAGAAGACGATCGTCTTCATCACCCACGACCTCAACGAGGCCATGCGCCTCGGTGACCGCGTCGCCGTGATGCGCGACGGCCGGATCGTCCAGATCGGCACCGCCGAGGACATCCTGGTGCGCCCCGCCGACGACTACGTCGCCTCCTTCACCCAGGACGTCGACCGCTCCCGGGTGCTCACCGCGGCCGCCGTGATGGACAAGGACGTACGCGGGGACGAGGCCGACTGCGGCTGCGAGAGCGGCTGCGAGACCGCGACGCCCGACACGCCGTTCACCGAACTCTGCGCGATCAGCGCCCGGTTGAGCCACCCGGTGGCGGTGCTGGACGCGCAGCGGCAGCTCGTGGGCGTGGTCCCGAACCGGCGATTGATCAGCTTCCTCGGTGAGGAGGCCGCCCGTGCCTAG
- a CDS encoding ABC transporter permease/substrate binding protein, with amino-acid sequence MPRIEFGAWVNDGVEWLTTHMGWLFDFFEQVFRGAYDGVDAVLQAPEPLLLVGIFAVIACWLRGTLASALTFVGFAFVISLDLWEDAMVTLSLVLVATVIALVISVPLGIWAARSNRVSAIVRPGLDLMQTLPAMVYLIPAILFFGSGAAAGIVATLVFALAPGVRMTELGIRQVDKELVEAAEAFGTSPRDTLLRVQLPLALPTVMAGVNQVIMLGLSMAAIAGMVGTGGLGGDVNEAIGQLNIGLGAEAGIAIVILAIYLDRMTSALGTQVSPLGRRAAARLRAAQGLTIWSYRPRASVAVVGVVVLALVAGGMGVFGGDKTEPVADGTDVGQGKKISIGYIPWDEGVASTFLWKEILEQRGYEVEAKQFDAGPLYTSLAQGDIDFQTDSWLPVTHEQYWKKYGSQLDDLGSWYGPTSLELSVPAYMKDVDSLDDLKGKAGQFDGKITGIESSAGMMSLLKSKVLKEYGLDQEFKVVDSSTPAMLAELKRAYDKKEPIVVTLWSPHWAYSDYKLKKLKDPKGAWGKGDGVHTLSRKGFAQENPVVGEWLKNFELTEDRLTGLESEIVKAGKGRQQDAVRTWLKDQPGLVDKLAPVKDTEIPAEAKRPLDVAWFPWDEDIAVTYLWKNVLERRGYRLNLKQMDVGPVYTGLASGDLDLNFDAWLPYAQKNYWDKSKDKLHDLGTWYEPTSLELAVPSYVKGVDSLEDLKGKGDTFDGKIVGIEPGTGEMNLLKTEVLPGYGLDEEYEVVDGSTPAMLAELKRAYAKKEPIAVVLWSPHWAYSEYELTKLEDPQKYFGEGNTIRTISNQEFPELYPRLTRWIKNFRMSEDELGTLEQEIKDRGQGHEEEAVAAWLKEHPDMVQRMAPAA; translated from the coding sequence GTGCCTAGGATCGAGTTCGGTGCGTGGGTCAACGACGGGGTCGAGTGGCTCACCACCCACATGGGCTGGCTGTTCGACTTCTTCGAGCAGGTCTTCCGCGGCGCCTACGACGGCGTCGACGCCGTCCTCCAGGCCCCTGAACCCCTGCTGCTGGTAGGCATCTTCGCGGTGATCGCGTGCTGGCTGCGCGGCACGCTCGCCAGTGCCCTCACCTTCGTGGGCTTCGCCTTCGTCATCTCCCTCGACCTGTGGGAGGACGCGATGGTGACCCTGTCGCTGGTCCTCGTCGCCACGGTCATCGCGCTGGTGATCTCGGTGCCGCTCGGCATCTGGGCGGCGCGCTCCAACCGGGTCAGCGCGATCGTGCGGCCCGGCCTTGACCTGATGCAGACGCTGCCCGCGATGGTCTACCTGATCCCGGCGATCCTCTTCTTCGGCAGCGGCGCCGCCGCGGGCATCGTCGCCACCCTCGTCTTCGCGCTCGCCCCCGGTGTGCGCATGACCGAGCTGGGCATCCGCCAGGTCGACAAGGAACTGGTCGAGGCCGCCGAGGCGTTCGGCACCAGCCCCCGCGACACCCTGCTGCGCGTCCAGCTCCCGCTCGCCCTGCCCACCGTGATGGCCGGCGTCAACCAGGTCATCATGCTCGGCCTGTCCATGGCGGCCATCGCCGGCATGGTCGGCACCGGCGGCCTCGGCGGCGACGTCAACGAGGCCATCGGCCAGCTCAACATCGGCCTCGGCGCCGAGGCGGGCATCGCCATCGTGATCCTGGCGATCTACCTGGACCGGATGACCAGCGCGCTGGGCACCCAGGTCTCCCCGCTCGGCCGCCGCGCCGCCGCCCGGCTGCGCGCCGCACAGGGCCTGACGATCTGGTCCTACCGCCCCCGCGCCTCCGTCGCCGTGGTCGGCGTCGTGGTGCTCGCGCTCGTCGCGGGCGGCATGGGCGTCTTCGGCGGCGACAAGACCGAGCCGGTCGCCGACGGCACCGACGTCGGCCAGGGCAAGAAGATCAGCATCGGCTACATCCCCTGGGACGAGGGCGTCGCCTCCACCTTCCTGTGGAAGGAGATCCTGGAGCAGCGCGGCTACGAGGTCGAGGCCAAGCAGTTCGACGCGGGCCCCCTCTACACCTCGCTCGCCCAGGGCGACATCGACTTCCAGACCGACTCCTGGCTGCCCGTCACCCACGAGCAGTACTGGAAGAAGTACGGCTCCCAACTGGACGACCTGGGCTCCTGGTACGGCCCGACCTCCCTCGAACTGAGCGTGCCCGCCTACATGAAGGACGTCGACTCCCTCGACGACCTCAAGGGCAAGGCCGGGCAATTCGACGGGAAGATCACCGGCATCGAGTCCAGCGCCGGAATGATGAGCCTGCTCAAGAGCAAGGTCCTCAAGGAGTACGGCCTGGACCAGGAGTTCAAGGTCGTCGACAGCTCCACCCCCGCCATGCTGGCCGAGCTGAAGCGGGCGTACGACAAGAAGGAACCGATCGTCGTCACGCTGTGGTCGCCGCACTGGGCGTACAGCGACTACAAGCTGAAGAAGCTCAAGGACCCCAAGGGTGCCTGGGGCAAGGGCGACGGCGTGCACACGCTGTCCCGCAAGGGCTTCGCCCAGGAGAACCCGGTCGTCGGTGAGTGGCTGAAGAACTTCGAGCTCACCGAGGACCGGCTCACCGGCCTGGAGTCGGAGATCGTCAAGGCCGGAAAGGGCCGCCAGCAGGACGCCGTGCGCACCTGGCTCAAGGACCAGCCCGGTCTCGTCGACAAGCTCGCCCCGGTCAAGGACACCGAGATCCCGGCCGAGGCGAAGCGTCCGCTGGACGTGGCCTGGTTCCCCTGGGACGAGGACATCGCCGTCACCTACCTCTGGAAGAACGTCCTGGAGCGGCGCGGCTACCGGCTGAACCTCAAGCAGATGGACGTCGGCCCGGTCTACACGGGCCTGGCCTCCGGCGATCTGGATCTCAACTTCGACGCCTGGCTGCCGTATGCCCAGAAGAACTACTGGGACAAGAGCAAGGACAAGCTGCACGACCTGGGGACCTGGTACGAGCCCACCTCGCTGGAGCTCGCCGTGCCGTCCTACGTGAAGGGCGTGGACTCGCTGGAGGACCTCAAGGGCAAGGGGGACACCTTCGACGGGAAGATCGTCGGGATCGAGCCGGGCACCGGGGAGATGAACCTCCTCAAGACCGAGGTGCTGCCCGGCTACGGCCTGGACGAGGAGTACGAGGTCGTCGACGGCTCCACCCCGGCGATGCTCGCCGAGCTGAAGCGGGCCTACGCCAAGAAGGAGCCCATCGCCGTCGTGCTGTGGTCGCCGCACTGGGCGTACAGCGAGTACGAGCTGACCAAGCTCGAGGACCCGCAGAAGTACTTCGGAGAGGGCAACACGATCCGGACGATCTCCAACCAGGAGTTCCCCGAGCTTTACCCCCGGCTCACCCGGTGGATCAAGAATTTCCGGATGAGCGAGGACGAGCTGGGCACCCTGGAACAGGAGATCAAGGACCGCGGCCAGGGCCATGAGGAAGAGGCCGTCGCCGCGTGGCTCAAGGAGCACCCTGACATGGTTCAGCGGATGGCACCGGCCGCCTAG
- a CDS encoding helix-turn-helix domain-containing protein, with amino-acid sequence MGDHKEQPLRVGAAVRRRRRALELTLAVVAERSGLSVPFLSQVENDRARPSRSSLEKLADALRTTAVELLAAADPACSVDVVRAECAEPPPEPRTRSLVRGHHQMHASEFTGDHEAGREIQYRNDQLMYVADGAVEIEAEGRAYRLGRGDTLYLTGGVRHRWRATVPDTRVVVVAVAEHIEAVQDRPR; translated from the coding sequence ATGGGCGACCACAAAGAACAGCCCCTGCGGGTGGGCGCGGCCGTGCGGCGGCGTCGTCGCGCGCTGGAGCTCACCCTCGCCGTCGTGGCCGAGCGCAGCGGCCTGTCGGTGCCTTTCCTCAGCCAGGTCGAGAACGACCGGGCCCGCCCCTCCAGAAGCTCCCTGGAGAAGCTCGCCGACGCCCTGCGCACCACGGCCGTCGAACTCCTCGCCGCGGCCGACCCGGCGTGCAGCGTCGACGTCGTACGCGCCGAGTGCGCCGAGCCGCCGCCCGAGCCCCGGACGCGCTCCCTGGTGCGCGGCCACCACCAGATGCACGCCTCCGAGTTCACCGGTGACCACGAAGCGGGCCGCGAGATCCAGTACCGCAACGACCAGTTGATGTACGTCGCCGACGGCGCCGTCGAGATCGAGGCCGAGGGCCGCGCCTACCGCCTCGGCCGCGGGGACACCCTGTACCTCACCGGCGGGGTCCGCCACCGCTGGCGCGCCACCGTGCCGGACACCCGGGTCGTCGTCGTGGCGGTGGCCGAGCACATCGAGGCCGTCCAGGACCGGCCCCGCTGA
- a CDS encoding helical backbone metal receptor, producing MRVVSLVPSLTEAVAVSVPGVLVGATDWCTHPVGLDVTRIGGTKNPKVERILDLAPDLVIANEEENRAPDLAALRAAGVEVLVTEVRDVPQALRELDRVLTACGGRTRPRWLDEAEETWTARPAPDRRTTAVVPIWRRPWMVLGRDTFAGDVLARLGVDHVYAAHEDRYPRIPLEELRAAAPDVVVLPDEPYRFTADDGPEAFPGLPCALVSGRHLTWYGPSLAKAPQVLGAALRAALR from the coding sequence ATGCGGGTCGTCTCCCTGGTGCCGTCCCTGACGGAGGCCGTGGCCGTCTCGGTCCCCGGCGTCCTCGTCGGCGCCACGGACTGGTGCACACACCCGGTCGGCCTGGACGTGACCCGGATCGGCGGCACCAAGAACCCGAAGGTGGAGCGGATCCTCGATCTCGCCCCCGATCTGGTGATCGCCAACGAGGAGGAGAACCGCGCCCCCGACCTCGCGGCCCTGCGCGCGGCGGGCGTCGAGGTGCTGGTCACCGAGGTCCGCGACGTCCCGCAGGCCCTGCGGGAACTGGACCGGGTACTGACCGCGTGCGGCGGCCGGACGCGCCCGCGCTGGCTGGACGAGGCCGAGGAGACCTGGACGGCACGGCCCGCCCCGGACCGCCGTACGACGGCCGTGGTGCCGATCTGGCGGCGGCCCTGGATGGTGCTGGGCCGCGACACCTTCGCCGGAGACGTCCTGGCCCGCCTGGGCGTGGACCACGTCTACGCGGCCCACGAGGACCGCTACCCGCGCATCCCCCTGGAGGAGCTGCGGGCGGCGGCCCCGGACGTGGTCGTCCTCCCGGACGAGCCCTACCGCTTCACGGCCGACGACGGCCCGGAGGCCTTCCCCGGACTGCCCTGCGCGCTCGTCAGCGGACGGCACCTGACCTGGTACGGACCGTCACTGGCAAAGGCGCCGCAAGTGCTGGGCGCGGCCCTGCGAGCAGCGCTCCGCTGA
- a CDS encoding TDT family transporter, whose protein sequence is MVTAAQPHRRALAVRHLGPNWYASVMGTAIVATAGAALPVPVPRALLTAVWALSLAMLGTLLAARALHWTHHRDQARAHLLDPATAPFYGCLSMALLAVGGGALTVGRDWIGTEAAVALDVVLFTAGTAIGLAAAVAVPYLMAVRHRVEPGQATPVWLLPLVAPMVSAALGPLLVPYLPAGQAQETLLLACFAMFGLSLLATLLMLPLVFARLVTVGPLPLALTPTLFLVLGPLGQSTTAVGKFAEYAPGVVPAPYSQGFDVLAVLYGVPVMGFAVLWLGFATAHVVRARRQGMRFAMTWWAFTFPVGTCVTGAESLARHTGLVVYDGLAVGLYALLVAAWLVAGAHTARGLLSGALLAGPRPALAAPLPVTVRTRSGAVR, encoded by the coding sequence ATGGTCACCGCCGCCCAGCCCCATCGTCGTGCCCTGGCGGTCCGTCACCTCGGACCGAACTGGTACGCCTCCGTCATGGGAACCGCCATCGTCGCCACCGCCGGCGCCGCGCTCCCCGTGCCCGTCCCCCGCGCTCTGCTCACCGCCGTCTGGGCCCTGTCCCTGGCCATGCTCGGCACGCTCCTCGCCGCCCGGGCCCTGCACTGGACCCACCACCGCGACCAGGCCCGCGCCCACCTCCTGGACCCCGCGACGGCCCCCTTCTACGGCTGCCTCTCCATGGCCCTGCTGGCGGTCGGCGGCGGCGCCCTGACCGTCGGCCGGGACTGGATCGGCACCGAGGCGGCGGTCGCGCTGGACGTCGTGCTGTTCACCGCCGGTACCGCCATCGGGCTCGCGGCCGCCGTGGCCGTCCCGTACCTGATGGCCGTACGCCACCGGGTGGAGCCCGGTCAGGCCACCCCCGTGTGGCTGCTGCCGCTGGTCGCGCCCATGGTGTCCGCCGCTCTCGGGCCTCTGCTGGTGCCGTATCTCCCGGCCGGGCAGGCTCAGGAGACGCTGCTGCTGGCCTGCTTCGCGATGTTCGGGCTGAGCCTGCTCGCGACCCTGTTGATGCTGCCGCTGGTCTTCGCCCGGCTGGTCACCGTCGGGCCGCTGCCGCTCGCGCTGACCCCGACCCTGTTCCTGGTGCTGGGTCCGCTCGGTCAGTCGACGACCGCCGTCGGCAAGTTCGCGGAGTACGCGCCGGGCGTCGTACCGGCCCCGTACAGCCAGGGCTTCGATGTGCTGGCCGTGCTGTACGGCGTGCCGGTGATGGGCTTCGCGGTGCTGTGGCTGGGGTTCGCCACCGCGCATGTGGTGCGCGCCCGGCGCCAGGGGATGCGTTTCGCGATGACCTGGTGGGCGTTCACCTTCCCCGTCGGCACCTGTGTCACCGGCGCCGAGTCCCTCGCCCGGCACACCGGGCTCGTGGTGTACGACGGGCTCGCGGTCGGCCTGTACGCGCTGCTCGTCGCCGCCTGGCTGGTCGCCGGCGCGCACACCGCGCGCGGGCTGCTCAGCGGAGCGCTGCTCGCAGGGCCGCGCCCAGCACTTGCGGCGCCTTTGCCAGTGACGGTCCGTACCAGGTCAGGTGCCGTCCGCTGA
- a CDS encoding LysR family transcriptional regulator encodes MSSAVTTSLAHRVPDLGALELLLAVARLGSLGGAARELGITQPAASSRIRSMERQLGVALVDRSPRGSRLTDAGALVTDWARRIVEAAEAFDVGAQALRDRRDSRLRVAASMTIAEYLLPGWLLALRAGRPDTAVSLLAGNSTVVAERLLADEADLGFVEGLTVPTGLDSVVIAHDRLIVVTAPGHAWSRRRRPLTAEELAVTPLILREKGSGTRQVLDMALGGLARPLIELSSTTAVKAAAVSGAGPAVLSELAVREELSMRRLVSIPVADVSLARDLRAVWPTGHRPVGPARDLLHLTRS; translated from the coding sequence ATGAGCAGTGCGGTGACTACATCCCTGGCCCACCGGGTGCCCGACCTCGGGGCGCTGGAACTGCTGCTGGCCGTGGCGCGGCTCGGCAGTCTCGGCGGGGCCGCGCGTGAGCTGGGGATCACCCAGCCCGCGGCCAGCAGCCGGATCCGGTCGATGGAGCGGCAGCTCGGGGTGGCGCTGGTGGACCGGTCGCCGCGGGGCTCACGGCTGACGGACGCGGGTGCGCTGGTGACCGACTGGGCGCGGCGGATCGTGGAGGCGGCGGAGGCCTTCGACGTGGGCGCGCAGGCGCTGCGGGACCGGCGGGACTCGCGGCTGCGGGTGGCTGCGAGCATGACGATCGCGGAGTATCTGTTGCCCGGGTGGCTGCTGGCGCTGCGCGCGGGGCGGCCGGACACGGCGGTGTCGTTGCTTGCGGGCAACTCGACGGTGGTGGCTGAGCGGCTGCTGGCCGATGAGGCGGATCTGGGGTTCGTGGAGGGGCTCACCGTCCCGACGGGGCTGGACTCGGTGGTGATCGCCCATGACCGGCTGATCGTGGTGACCGCGCCTGGTCATGCCTGGTCCCGGCGTCGGCGCCCGCTGACGGCGGAGGAGTTGGCGGTGACTCCCTTGATCCTTCGGGAGAAGGGGTCGGGTACGCGGCAGGTGCTCGACATGGCGCTGGGGGGTCTTGCCCGGCCACTGATCGAGCTGTCCTCCACTACTGCCGTGAAGGCGGCGGCGGTGAGTGGCGCAGGGCCTGCGGTGTTGAGTGAGCTGGCCGTTCGGGAGGAGTTGTCGATGCGGCGGCTGGTGAGCATTCCGGTGGCGGATGTGTCTCTGGCGCGGGATCTTCGGGCGGTCTGGCCCACGGGGCATCGGCCTGTGGGGCCGGCTCGGGATCTACTGCATCTGACGCGGAGCTAG
- a CDS encoding gamma-glutamyl-gamma-aminobutyrate hydrolase family protein has translation MPGRPLIGVSTYLEAGARWGVWELEAALLPAGYPRLVQRAGGLAAMLPPDAPEHAAATVSRLDGLVIAGGPDVEPVHYGAERHPRTGPPARERDAWELALIKAALTAGLPLLGICRGMQLLNVALGGTLVQHLEGHAEVVGEFGRHTVKPVQGTLYADIAPEETAVPTYHHQSVDRLGTGLVPSAHAADGTVEALELPSAEGWVLGVQWHPEMGEDVRVMRALVEECLAPRQMQ, from the coding sequence TATCTGGAGGCCGGGGCGCGCTGGGGCGTGTGGGAGCTGGAGGCGGCCCTGCTGCCGGCCGGCTACCCACGGCTGGTCCAGCGGGCGGGCGGCCTGGCTGCGATGCTGCCACCGGACGCCCCGGAACACGCGGCGGCAACGGTGTCCCGCCTGGACGGACTGGTCATCGCGGGCGGCCCCGACGTGGAGCCCGTCCACTACGGCGCCGAGCGCCACCCCCGCACGGGCCCTCCGGCGCGCGAGCGGGACGCCTGGGAACTGGCCTTGATCAAGGCCGCGTTGACGGCAGGCCTCCCCCTGCTGGGCATCTGCCGAGGCATGCAACTGCTGAACGTCGCCCTGGGCGGCACGCTGGTTCAGCACCTGGAGGGCCACGCAGAGGTGGTCGGCGAGTTCGGCCGCCACACCGTCAAGCCGGTGCAGGGCACGCTCTACGCCGATATCGCCCCGGAGGAGACCGCAGTACCGACGTACCACCACCAGTCGGTGGACCGCCTGGGCACCGGCCTCGTCCCGTCGGCACACGCGGCGGACGGCACGGTGGAGGCGCTGGAGCTGCCGAGCGCCGAGGGCTGGGTGCTCGGGGTGCAGTGGCATCCGGAGATGGGTGAGGACGTAAGGGTGATGCGGGCGCTGGTGGAGGAGTGCCTAGCTCCGCGTCAGATGCAGTAG